In Calothrix sp. PCC 7507, one DNA window encodes the following:
- a CDS encoding amidase: MSSLTFACAHQLARMIRDRTVSSIEVVDAYLTQISNHNSTLNAICTLDAEYVLQRAKQADEALSNSENWGILHGVPITIKDTFETAGLRTTAGSKSLKDYIPQNDATVVSRLRTAGAIILGKTNPGDLAGGYQGLNDVFPRVNNPWNLDYTPGGTSSGGGAAIAAGLSPLDICSDFGGSIRQPAHFCGIYGFKPTDRRVPTTGHIPEVPEAPRCMRQMLTVGSLARSIEDLSLCLQIIAGADSSQPDIPPILLDRSSDKTLRTRRIAWADEWSLYPVAADIKSTMQLVATKLTEAGITIEQWVPNFDFPAAWQSYYKLAAYNLIYAQSLTASDIRKNLAFLFRDSTQGDRDLRKLGNIAGIGLPISFNPTLKGYFETLTQRDRFIAQMDGELAQWDAWLCPVAMTPAFTHRERGAAILVDDRSVPYSMASGAYVVPFNLTGHPVVVIPIGQTQNGLPIGMQIVGKRWREMELLAIAQELDQVIHAFRNPSEIIQR, from the coding sequence ATGAGTAGCCTGACGTTTGCCTGTGCCCATCAGCTGGCGCGAATGATCCGCGATCGCACTGTTTCGTCTATTGAAGTGGTGGATGCTTACCTTACTCAAATTTCAAACCATAATTCAACTCTTAACGCCATCTGTACCTTAGACGCAGAGTACGTCCTTCAACGCGCTAAACAAGCCGATGAAGCGTTGTCAAATAGTGAGAATTGGGGCATCCTACATGGAGTTCCCATTACAATTAAAGACACGTTTGAAACAGCTGGACTGCGAACAACAGCAGGTTCTAAGTCTCTTAAAGATTACATCCCCCAAAACGATGCAACCGTTGTCAGTCGTCTTCGTACTGCGGGAGCGATCATTTTAGGAAAAACGAATCCAGGTGATTTGGCAGGTGGTTATCAGGGACTCAACGATGTATTTCCTCGCGTTAACAATCCCTGGAATCTTGACTACACTCCTGGTGGTACTTCTAGTGGCGGTGGGGCGGCAATCGCAGCAGGGCTTTCTCCTCTAGATATCTGTTCTGACTTTGGTGGGTCAATTCGTCAGCCTGCCCATTTCTGTGGCATTTATGGCTTCAAGCCAACGGATCGTCGAGTGCCGACAACCGGGCATATTCCTGAAGTTCCAGAAGCACCTCGCTGTATGCGCCAAATGCTCACAGTTGGTAGTCTGGCTCGTTCGATTGAAGATTTAAGTCTTTGCCTGCAAATTATCGCTGGTGCTGATTCATCTCAACCTGACATTCCCCCCATTCTGCTCGACCGATCAAGTGATAAAACACTCCGGACTCGACGGATTGCTTGGGCGGATGAATGGTCTCTCTATCCAGTTGCAGCAGATATCAAATCAACAATGCAATTGGTTGCAACAAAGCTGACTGAAGCAGGAATAACCATTGAACAGTGGGTGCCAAATTTTGATTTTCCTGCCGCATGGCAATCCTACTACAAGCTTGCGGCCTACAATCTTATCTATGCCCAGTCTCTAACAGCTAGTGATATTCGTAAGAATCTGGCTTTTCTATTTCGTGACAGCACTCAAGGCGATCGCGACTTACGCAAGCTTGGTAATATCGCTGGCATTGGATTGCCGATCTCGTTTAACCCGACTCTGAAAGGCTACTTTGAAACACTAACCCAGCGAGATCGCTTTATTGCTCAGATGGATGGAGAGTTAGCCCAATGGGATGCTTGGCTTTGCCCTGTGGCGATGACCCCTGCATTCACACATCGTGAACGGGGTGCAGCTATTCTAGTTGACGATCGCAGTGTGCCCTATTCAATGGCATCGGGTGCTTATGTAGTTCCATTCAATCTCACAGGACACCCTGTTGTTGTCATTCCAATTGGACAAACTCAAAACGGCTTACCAATCGGGATGCAGATAGTCGGTAAGCGTTGGCGAGAGATGGAGTTGTTGGCGATCGCGCAGGAACTCGATCAAGTCATTCATGCTTTCCGAAACCCATCTGAAATTATTCAGAGGTAG
- a CDS encoding TetR/AcrR family transcriptional regulator: protein MGRPVKEKSLTPQDVINAAIACLDKEGEAALGVNRVARELGIKPPAIYKHIDGNAALRRAVALTIWQQYIEWSRQQTNGLDDPHALLRAGGRATRDFARSHPNRYRVMTQFQLNLNDQETAPLIQEVFSFLKRVLQVYNLSETKLIDAMRMVNAAITGFIAIEQAGLMTLERSTDASYEVMMDALVIAIQHIQQVDS from the coding sequence ATGGGTCGTCCAGTCAAAGAAAAGTCCTTGACACCGCAGGATGTAATTAATGCTGCGATCGCCTGTCTTGATAAAGAGGGGGAAGCTGCTTTGGGTGTGAATCGGGTTGCAAGGGAATTGGGGATTAAGCCTCCCGCGATTTACAAGCATATAGATGGCAATGCAGCCCTACGACGGGCAGTTGCACTCACCATTTGGCAGCAATATATTGAATGGTCTCGTCAACAAACTAATGGCTTGGACGATCCCCACGCATTACTGCGGGCAGGAGGAAGGGCAACACGGGACTTTGCGCGATCGCACCCCAACCGCTATCGAGTTATGACCCAATTTCAACTCAACCTCAACGATCAAGAAACAGCACCCCTAATTCAAGAAGTCTTCAGCTTCCTCAAACGTGTGCTGCAAGTCTACAATCTCAGTGAAACAAAATTAATTGATGCAATGCGAATGGTTAACGCAGCAATTACTGGCTTTATTGCGATCGAACAGGCTGGATTAATGACATTAGAACGTTCTACTGATGCTAGTTATGAGGTGATGATGGACGCGCTAGTAATTGCAATCCAACATATTCAACAAGTTGACTCGTGA
- a CDS encoding YdcF family protein — protein MAFALPLLVWWGYKEVKSQFVQPQAVVVLGGSTKYLEREKFTADFARKHPDLPIWISGGSPPRYTQKVFAKAGVDPHRLHMDYEAVDTVTNFTTLVDDLQARGIKSVYLITSDFHMRRASIIGEIVLGSRGIEFKAVSVPSAKPSEPIEKSVRDGARAILWVATGYTGADDGKR, from the coding sequence ATGGCTTTTGCTTTACCACTGTTAGTGTGGTGGGGATACAAGGAGGTGAAAAGCCAATTTGTCCAACCACAAGCAGTGGTGGTTTTGGGTGGTTCCACAAAATATCTGGAACGAGAAAAGTTTACAGCGGATTTTGCCCGTAAGCACCCAGATTTACCAATTTGGATTAGTGGCGGTAGTCCACCTAGGTACACTCAAAAAGTCTTTGCCAAAGCAGGCGTTGATCCCCATCGCTTACATATGGATTATGAAGCGGTAGATACTGTAACAAATTTTACTACTTTGGTAGACGATTTGCAAGCTCGCGGTATTAAGAGTGTTTATTTGATTACTTCAGACTTTCATATGCGCCGTGCTTCTATCATCGGTGAGATTGTTTTGGGGAGCCGGGGGATTGAGTTCAAAGCAGTGTCAGTTCCTTCAGCAAAACCATCTGAACCCATTGAAAAATCTGTCCGCGATGGTGCTAGAGCAATTCTTTGGGTAGCGACTGGTTACACAGGTGCAGATGACGGGAAAAGATGA
- a CDS encoding LAGLIDADG endonuclease gives MQRLVLRRKKIDYHVLSKVEQRGILVGMLLGDGGRSKKNFFIQHSSKQEEYILFKKYLLEEITGKSVNIRRWDTKEGYSLIRIDPKLIPLTRILVKKLYKAGTRTITRKFLNLLTPQGIAIWFMDDGSKSFKKKNGKIHAVEITLNTYISKEENEIVISYFLEVWGIKWGLNKSKGSYRLRMGTQEGKKFFSFVSPYVHESMLYKIKTLKT, from the coding sequence GTGCAGAGACTGGTTTTAAGGAGAAAAAAGATAGACTATCATGTCTTATCAAAAGTAGAGCAAAGAGGTATTCTGGTTGGAATGTTATTAGGTGACGGAGGTAGAAGTAAGAAAAACTTCTTTATCCAACATTCATCTAAGCAAGAAGAGTACATTTTGTTTAAAAAATATCTTCTTGAAGAAATAACAGGAAAATCAGTTAATATCCGACGATGGGATACAAAAGAAGGCTATAGCCTGATTCGCATAGATCCGAAGCTAATTCCACTGACAAGGATTCTAGTTAAAAAACTATATAAGGCAGGAACTAGAACTATAACTAGGAAGTTTCTTAACCTTTTAACTCCTCAAGGGATAGCTATATGGTTCATGGATGATGGTTCCAAGTCATTCAAGAAAAAAAACGGTAAAATACATGCTGTTGAAATAACCCTCAATACTTATATTTCCAAAGAAGAAAATGAAATAGTAATTTCTTATTTTTTGGAGGTGTGGGGGATTAAATGGGGGTTAAATAAAAGTAAAGGCAGTTACCGTTTACGTATGGGTACTCAAGAAGGAAAAAAGTTCTTTTCCTTTGTTAGCCCTTATGTCCATGAAAGTATGCTCTACAAAATAAAAACTCTTAAAACATAA
- a CDS encoding tocopherol cyclase family protein, translating to MVSIPRNLLDLTQTPHAGYHWDGSSRRFFEGWYYRVTLPDCGQTFAFMYSIEDPIGGKPHSGGASQVLGPNDEYLCRTFPDVQKFWGSRDVLGLGHWGKTDLHTQPFYLLPAEFEHHIQEGYQATATLNQGVIRDPATGNYCRWQYEIKPVYGWGNQSSLQQSTAGWLSFLQLFEPGWQILMAHGLASGWIDWNGKIYEFTNAPAYSEKNWGGAFPQKWFWINCNDFAGEPDLALTAGGGRRGVLWWMESVAMIGLHYQGKFYEFVPWNSQVEWHIQPWGRWQMLARNLHYEVELTGTTHLPGTPLRAPTANGLTFCCRDTMQGKLNLELRELNGEKSQIILKAQSFLCGLEVGGGSWDDSWQFR from the coding sequence ATGGTTAGTATTCCCAGAAATCTCCTAGACTTAACCCAAACACCCCATGCTGGATACCATTGGGATGGTAGTAGCCGTCGCTTTTTTGAAGGTTGGTATTATCGCGTTACCTTACCTGACTGTGGTCAAACCTTTGCCTTCATGTACTCCATTGAAGATCCCATCGGTGGGAAACCCCATAGTGGCGGTGCATCCCAAGTTCTTGGACCAAACGACGAGTATCTGTGTCGGACTTTTCCAGATGTGCAAAAATTTTGGGGTAGTCGTGATGTCTTGGGTCTAGGTCATTGGGGTAAAACAGACCTACATACTCAACCCTTCTACCTCTTACCAGCAGAGTTTGAACATCATATTCAAGAAGGCTATCAAGCGACAGCCACCTTAAATCAAGGAGTAATTCGCGATCCTGCTACTGGTAATTATTGCCGTTGGCAGTATGAAATCAAACCAGTCTATGGCTGGGGTAATCAAAGTAGCCTTCAGCAGTCAACAGCTGGCTGGTTATCGTTTTTACAGCTTTTTGAACCAGGGTGGCAAATTTTAATGGCTCACGGTTTGGCTAGCGGGTGGATAGACTGGAATGGCAAAATCTATGAATTTACCAATGCCCCAGCCTATAGTGAAAAAAATTGGGGCGGTGCTTTCCCCCAAAAATGGTTTTGGATTAACTGCAATGACTTCGCCGGTGAACCAGACTTGGCATTAACTGCTGGCGGCGGACGGCGTGGTGTGCTGTGGTGGATGGAATCTGTGGCGATGATTGGACTCCACTATCAAGGCAAATTTTATGAATTTGTTCCCTGGAATTCACAAGTTGAGTGGCATATTCAGCCCTGGGGCAGATGGCAAATGCTAGCTCGAAACTTACATTATGAGGTTGAATTGACAGGAACTACGCATCTACCTGGTACGCCTCTACGTGCGCCCACAGCGAACGGTTTAACCTTCTGTTGCCGCGATACCATGCAAGGAAAGCTAAATTTAGAACTGCGAGAACTTAATGGAGAAAAATCTCAAATCATCCTGAAGGCACAAAGTTTTCTTTGTGGTTTAGAAGTAGGCGGCGGTTCTTGGGACGATTCTTGGCAGTTTCGCTAA
- a CDS encoding SDR family oxidoreductase codes for MSTTKKVAVVTGGNRGLGFEASRQLAKQGYHVILTSRDEIKGKAAVENLQKEGLSVEFYPLDVTSDASSRLLAELIRQKFHNLDVLVNNAGIYLDVQATSNKIVTAKIETLQKTFETNVYGVLRVTQALIPLMKEQNYGRIVNVSSSMGQLTTMEGGSPGYRISKTALNALTRIFASELQGTNILVNAVCPGWVRTDMGGPEAPRTPEQGVDTIVWLATLPDGSATGGFFRDRQPIEW; via the coding sequence ATGAGTACAACTAAAAAAGTGGCGGTAGTCACGGGTGGAAATCGCGGTTTAGGATTTGAAGCCTCCCGCCAATTAGCTAAACAAGGATATCACGTAATTCTCACTAGTCGAGATGAAATTAAAGGCAAAGCCGCTGTTGAGAATTTACAAAAAGAGGGTTTGAGTGTAGAGTTTTATCCTCTTGATGTTACCAGTGATGCCAGTAGCAGACTGTTAGCTGAATTGATTCGTCAAAAGTTTCACAACCTCGATGTTTTAGTAAATAATGCTGGGATATATCTCGATGTTCAAGCAACTAGTAATAAAATTGTCACTGCCAAAATAGAGACTTTGCAAAAAACATTTGAGACAAACGTCTACGGTGTTTTGCGAGTAACTCAAGCCCTAATTCCCCTAATGAAAGAACAAAATTACGGACGTATTGTCAATGTTTCTTCTAGTATGGGACAACTAACTACTATGGAAGGAGGTTCCCCAGGATATCGCATTTCTAAAACAGCTTTGAATGCTCTAACACGCATTTTTGCCAGCGAATTACAAGGCACAAATATTTTAGTTAATGCGGTATGTCCAGGGTGGGTGAGGACTGATATGGGCGGTCCAGAAGCACCACGCACTCCAGAACAAGGAGTTGATACAATTGTGTGGTTGGCAACTCTCCCTGATGGCAGTGCTACTGGTGGATTTTTCCGCGATCGCCAGCCGATTGAATGGTAA
- a CDS encoding aldehyde dehydrogenase family protein yields the protein MTTPLTCRNYIDGQWLSAGGANTLESRNPALVTEVVATFPRSSAHDVNLAVAAARKAYHSWRKVPAPARAEYVFRVGELLLQHKEELAQLMSREMGKPLTEARGDVQEGIDCAFYSAGEGRRLFGQTTPSEMPNKFAMTVRTPVGVCALITPWNFPIAIPCWKAMPALVCGNTVILKPAEDTPACATKLIEIFAAAGLPPGVINLVHGVGEEAGKALVEHPEVDLVSFTGSSETGAFVGATCGRTHKRVCLEMGGKNAQVVMEDADLELALDGAIWGAFGTTGQRCTATSRLILHHDIKEKFTAMLYERTSKLRLGAGNAADTDIGPLVNEAQLQRVSNYLDIAREEGAEVLIGGKIASEGSLKNGYFFQPTILDGVTPDMRVAREEIFGPVVALIEVRSFAEAIAILNNTNYGLSSSVYTRDINRAFTAIRDIEAGITYINGPTIGAEVHLPFGGVKNTGNGHREAGTTALDVFTEWKSVYVDFSGSLQRAQIDNRS from the coding sequence ATGACAACTCCGCTTACCTGTCGTAATTATATTGATGGTCAATGGCTAAGTGCTGGTGGGGCAAACACCCTAGAAAGCCGTAACCCGGCTTTAGTCACCGAAGTCGTTGCCACTTTTCCTCGTTCTTCAGCCCATGATGTCAATTTAGCAGTAGCTGCTGCCCGCAAAGCCTACCATAGTTGGCGAAAAGTCCCCGCCCCAGCTAGAGCCGAATATGTCTTTCGCGTCGGAGAACTCTTGCTGCAACATAAAGAAGAACTTGCCCAGTTAATGAGTCGGGAAATGGGTAAACCCCTGACTGAGGCTAGAGGAGATGTGCAGGAAGGTATTGACTGTGCCTTTTATAGTGCTGGCGAAGGACGGCGATTATTTGGGCAAACTACACCGTCGGAAATGCCCAACAAATTTGCGATGACGGTGCGGACACCCGTGGGGGTTTGTGCCTTAATCACACCCTGGAATTTTCCCATAGCCATACCTTGTTGGAAAGCGATGCCAGCTTTAGTGTGTGGTAATACAGTCATCCTCAAACCCGCTGAAGATACCCCGGCCTGTGCAACTAAACTGATAGAAATTTTTGCTGCTGCAGGTTTACCACCAGGAGTGATTAACTTGGTGCATGGTGTGGGTGAAGAAGCAGGGAAAGCTTTAGTTGAGCATCCAGAGGTTGATTTGGTGTCTTTTACCGGTTCCTCAGAAACTGGCGCTTTTGTGGGCGCGACTTGCGGACGCACCCACAAGCGTGTCTGTCTGGAAATGGGCGGTAAAAATGCTCAAGTAGTGATGGAAGATGCTGACTTAGAACTGGCATTAGATGGGGCAATTTGGGGAGCTTTTGGGACAACCGGTCAGCGTTGTACAGCCACTAGTCGCTTGATTTTGCATCACGATATTAAAGAAAAATTTACTGCCATGCTTTATGAGCGTACCAGTAAGTTACGCTTGGGTGCGGGGAACGCAGCTGACACAGACATTGGCCCATTAGTCAATGAAGCGCAATTGCAACGGGTGAGCAATTATTTAGATATTGCCCGCGAAGAAGGAGCGGAAGTCTTAATTGGTGGGAAAATTGCCAGTGAGGGTTCACTAAAAAACGGTTACTTTTTTCAACCAACTATCTTAGATGGTGTGACTCCTGATATGCGGGTTGCTCGTGAAGAGATATTTGGCCCAGTGGTGGCATTAATTGAGGTGAGATCATTTGCAGAGGCGATCGCTATCCTCAACAACACAAACTACGGTCTTTCTTCTTCAGTGTACACCCGCGACATCAACCGGGCGTTTACCGCCATACGTGACATCGAAGCCGGTATCACCTACATTAATGGCCCCACCATCGGCGCAGAGGTACATCTACCTTTTGGTGGTGTGAAAAATACTGGTAACGGACACCGGGAAGCCGGAACTACAGCCTTAGATGTGTTTACCGAATGGAAGAGTGTTTATGTTGACTTTTCCGGCAGTTTACAACGCGCCCAAATAGATAATCGCAGTTAA
- a CDS encoding ATP-binding protein, producing MIFVSYELQLEVLSLVMNTIASHSVLELAGTASFLILIVTLIISVLVQRYAEQTTWKTALKESAEREKALSMAIQRMRQTLDIPNIFAATTSELRQVINCDRVVIYRFCSDWSGEFLAESVGDGWISVLQKQEQNPQLKANVITSDRCIMSNHNQQPDNLLSDTILLEDTYLQATQGGIYSQGAIYRVVEDIYSAGFDTCYITLLEQLQAKSYIIVAIYSNNKLWGLLAAYQNSAPRQWKEVEINITVQISHHLGVALEHVELLEQTRKKSIELQQEIRERLHTEALLQLQKQQVEETLSDLQQLQTQLIQNEKMAALGQLVAGIAHEINNPIGFISGNLAYINQYIVDSLKLIRAYHDEYPDASSKISEILEYSDLDEMNQDLQKSIDGMSRGTERIGQLVLCLRNFARLDEAESKRVDIHEGIENTLILLEHRLQETQQRPAITVVKNYSLLPLIDCYPSQLNQVFMNVILNAIDALEEKVKNNQSQSNQNPMFGFNYIILIETKFTNKNWIEIRIIDNGIGIDKKNLTKIFDPFFTTKQVGKGTGLGLSIGYQIITQQHGGTLTCNSVLGVGSQFIINIPIQLKH from the coding sequence ATGATTTTTGTCAGCTACGAACTACAGTTAGAGGTATTGTCACTTGTCATGAACACAATTGCCTCTCATTCAGTACTAGAGTTAGCAGGTACTGCTAGTTTTTTGATTTTGATTGTCACTCTTATCATCTCAGTACTTGTGCAGAGGTATGCAGAGCAAACAACTTGGAAAACAGCTTTAAAAGAAAGTGCAGAACGGGAAAAAGCCCTCAGCATGGCAATTCAGAGGATGCGACAAACATTAGATATCCCAAATATATTTGCGGCTACAACTTCTGAATTGCGGCAGGTAATTAATTGCGATCGCGTTGTTATTTATCGTTTCTGTTCTGATTGGAGTGGCGAGTTTTTGGCAGAGTCTGTGGGTGATGGATGGATTTCTGTACTGCAAAAACAAGAGCAAAATCCCCAACTGAAGGCAAATGTTATTACTAGCGATCGCTGTATTATGAGTAATCACAATCAGCAACCAGATAATTTACTCAGCGATACTATTTTACTCGAGGATACTTACCTACAAGCTACACAAGGAGGTATTTACAGCCAGGGAGCAATTTATCGTGTTGTTGAGGACATTTATAGTGCTGGCTTTGATACTTGTTACATTACACTTTTAGAGCAGTTACAGGCAAAATCCTATATTATTGTAGCGATTTACTCTAATAACAAATTATGGGGATTACTAGCAGCTTACCAAAATTCTGCCCCTCGTCAATGGAAAGAAGTAGAAATTAATATCACTGTACAAATAAGTCATCACTTAGGCGTTGCTTTAGAGCATGTTGAACTACTAGAACAAACACGCAAGAAATCAATAGAACTACAACAAGAAATTAGAGAACGGTTGCATACAGAAGCATTACTTCAGCTACAGAAACAGCAAGTGGAAGAAACTTTATCTGACCTCCAACAGCTACAAACTCAATTAATCCAGAATGAAAAAATGGCAGCATTGGGACAATTAGTAGCAGGTATTGCTCATGAAATTAATAATCCTATCGGCTTTATTTCCGGTAATCTTGCATACATTAATCAATATATAGTGGACTCACTAAAATTGATTCGAGCTTATCATGATGAATATCCAGATGCTAGCTCTAAAATCAGTGAAATTCTAGAATATTCAGACTTAGATGAGATGAACCAAGATCTGCAAAAAAGTATAGATGGAATGTCTAGGGGAACTGAGCGTATTGGACAGCTTGTATTGTGCCTTCGCAATTTTGCTCGGTTAGATGAAGCAGAAAGCAAACGTGTAGATATTCATGAAGGTATCGAAAATACTTTGATACTTTTAGAGCATCGTTTACAAGAAACACAGCAGCGTCCAGCTATCACCGTAGTTAAAAACTACAGTTTATTGCCGTTGATTGATTGTTATCCTAGTCAACTTAACCAAGTATTTATGAATGTAATACTAAACGCGATTGACGCCTTAGAGGAGAAAGTCAAAAATAATCAATCCCAATCAAATCAAAATCCTATGTTTGGATTTAATTATATAATCTTAATTGAAACTAAGTTTACTAATAAAAACTGGATAGAAATTCGTATTATCGATAATGGTATTGGTATAGATAAAAAGAATTTGACCAAGATTTTTGATCCATTTTTCACTACTAAACAAGTAGGTAAAGGCACAGGATTAGGCTTATCTATTGGCTACCAAATCATCACTCAACAGCATGGTGGAACGTTAACTTGTAATTCTGTACTAGGTGTAGGGTCACAATTTATTATTAATATTCCTATTCAACTAAAACATTAA
- a CDS encoding SDR family oxidoreductase — protein MNIKNKGQCQQTALITGAASGIGYQLACIFAVNNYNLVLVDRMEQKLLEIADNFQKEFSIFVKTIVKDLSIPTSPEEIFTELQQEAIKIDVLVNNAGFGIYGLFNETNLTTELEMIQVNLVCLTNLTKLFLKDMVKQGNGKVLNVSSAAAFQPGPFMAVYFATKAYILSFSQALASELEGSGVTVTVLCPGPTESAFHEKTGAAGTKQVKGNKMMGAAEVAKIGYSALMEGKTVIIPGLKNKILAEIVRFTPRNLVTKIVKNMQEIK, from the coding sequence ATGAACATCAAAAACAAAGGTCAATGCCAACAAACTGCTCTGATTACTGGAGCAGCTAGTGGAATTGGCTACCAGTTAGCATGTATTTTTGCCGTTAATAATTACAATCTTGTATTAGTAGACAGAATGGAACAAAAACTGCTAGAAATTGCAGATAACTTCCAAAAAGAATTTAGTATTTTTGTTAAAACCATAGTCAAAGATTTATCTATACCAACATCTCCTGAAGAAATTTTCACAGAATTGCAACAAGAAGCCATCAAGATTGATGTGCTAGTGAATAATGCTGGGTTTGGTATTTATGGATTATTCAACGAAACTAATCTCACTACCGAATTGGAAATGATACAAGTTAATTTGGTATGTCTCACCAATTTAACTAAATTATTCCTCAAGGATATGGTGAAGCAAGGAAATGGTAAAGTATTGAACGTTTCCTCAGCGGCTGCATTTCAACCAGGCCCTTTTATGGCAGTTTATTTTGCTACTAAAGCTTATATCCTGTCATTTTCTCAAGCACTTGCTAGTGAATTAGAAGGTAGCGGTGTAACTGTGACAGTTCTTTGTCCCGGTCCCACAGAATCCGCCTTTCACGAAAAAACTGGAGCAGCAGGTACTAAGCAAGTCAAGGGGAATAAGATGATGGGTGCAGCAGAAGTCGCCAAAATTGGCTATAGCGCTTTAATGGAAGGTAAAACTGTGATCATTCCTGGTCTGAAAAATAAAATTCTTGCCGAAATCGTGAGATTTACACCTCGAAATCTCGTGACGAAAATTGTCAAAAATATGCAAGAAATTAAATAG